In the Streptomyces sp. cg36 genome, one interval contains:
- a CDS encoding lysozyme, with product MPAHRPGTARRGPLAAAGILLSALALLLASPGTSGAAPTPVRPPARGTAAMGMGVVAHDGRGGPPAGTKAVQTEGVDTSSHNGNVAWSTLWNSGVRWAYAKATEGTYYTNPYFAQQYNGSYDVGMIRGAYHFATPDTTSGAAQADYFADHGGGWSRDGRTLPGALDIEWNPYGAACYGLSQAQMVNWIRDFVNRYRARTGRDAVIYTATSWWTQCTGNSAAFGATNPLWIARYNTDPGALPAGWGYYTMWQYTSSGPTVGDHSRFNGAYDRLQALANG from the coding sequence ATGCCTGCACACAGACCCGGAACGGCCCGCCGCGGTCCCCTCGCCGCGGCCGGAATCCTCCTCTCGGCCCTCGCCCTGCTGCTCGCCTCGCCCGGCACCTCCGGCGCGGCCCCCACCCCCGTCCGGCCCCCCGCCCGCGGCACCGCCGCCATGGGCATGGGCGTCGTCGCCCACGACGGCCGGGGCGGCCCGCCCGCGGGCACCAAGGCCGTCCAGACCGAAGGCGTCGACACCAGCAGCCACAACGGGAACGTCGCCTGGTCCACGCTGTGGAACAGCGGGGTCAGATGGGCCTATGCGAAGGCCACCGAGGGCACGTACTACACCAACCCGTACTTCGCCCAGCAGTACAACGGCTCGTACGACGTGGGCATGATCCGGGGCGCGTACCACTTCGCGACGCCGGACACCACGAGCGGCGCCGCCCAGGCCGACTACTTCGCCGACCACGGCGGCGGCTGGTCGCGCGACGGGCGCACCCTGCCCGGCGCGCTCGACATCGAGTGGAACCCCTACGGCGCCGCCTGCTACGGGCTCTCCCAGGCCCAGATGGTCAACTGGATCCGCGACTTCGTGAACCGCTACCGCGCCCGCACCGGCCGGGACGCGGTCATCTACACCGCCACCAGCTGGTGGACCCAGTGCACCGGCAACTCCGCCGCCTTCGGCGCCACCAACCCGCTGTGGATCGCCCGCTACAACACCGACCCGGGCGCGCTGCCCGCCGGGTGGGGCTACTACACGATGTGGCAGTACACCTCGTCCGGCCCGACGGTGGGCGACCACTCCCGGTTCAACGGGGCCTACGACCGGCTCCAGGCCCTGGCCAACGGCTAG
- a CDS encoding serine protease — MRVLRKVLRVSATGLLALATGCAGPAVSAPQPDIADEVPPAPAPQTSAAATAGLPSVGVLVDGDKHWCTASVVASPRGNVVATAAHCADSGTVGSMEFAPGFSGAVKGSYPYGTWKVKAVQVDKKWSDDGDDSYDYAFLTLEPDARGRSVQSVVGAADPDWSSGPRRRVTVVGYPAEDHNPENRAITCTTDTRPDTDQPGDVRIDCAGFWSGTSGSPWLADYRGPGRLGQLIGVLSGGDTDVASTAVLFDAHARGLYERAARA; from the coding sequence ATGCGCGTGCTGCGAAAGGTGCTGCGGGTCTCCGCCACCGGGTTGCTGGCCCTGGCGACCGGCTGCGCCGGACCCGCCGTGTCCGCGCCCCAGCCGGACATCGCCGACGAGGTGCCGCCCGCGCCCGCCCCGCAGACCTCGGCCGCCGCGACCGCCGGGCTCCCCTCGGTCGGCGTCCTGGTCGACGGCGACAAGCACTGGTGCACCGCCAGCGTCGTCGCCAGCCCCCGGGGCAACGTGGTGGCGACCGCCGCCCACTGCGCGGACTCCGGCACGGTCGGCTCGATGGAGTTCGCCCCCGGCTTCTCCGGCGCGGTGAAGGGCTCCTACCCGTACGGGACCTGGAAGGTGAAGGCCGTCCAGGTCGACAAGAAGTGGTCCGACGACGGCGACGACTCCTACGACTACGCCTTCCTCACCCTGGAGCCGGACGCCCGGGGCCGCAGCGTGCAGAGCGTGGTGGGGGCCGCCGACCCCGACTGGAGCTCGGGGCCGCGCCGGCGCGTGACCGTCGTCGGCTATCCGGCCGAGGACCACAACCCGGAGAACCGGGCCATCACCTGCACCACCGACACCCGCCCGGACACCGACCAGCCGGGCGACGTGCGGATCGACTGCGCCGGGTTCTGGTCCGGCACCAGCGGCAGCCCCTGGCTCGCCGACTACCGGGGGCCCGGCCGGCTGGGGCAGCTCATCGGCGTGCTCAGCGGCGGCGACACGGACGTCGCCTCCACCGCCGTCCTCTTCGACGCGCACGCCCGGGGGCTGTACGAACGGGCCGCGCGGGCGTGA
- the lon gene encoding endopeptidase La, whose amino-acid sequence MAHSSAPLTLPVLPLDDEVVLPGMVVPLDLSDTEVRAAVEAAQAAVRAEGASAGKPRVLLVPRIDGAYAATGVLGTVEQVGRLSDGDPGALIRGVARVRIGAGTTGPGAALWVEGTRVEETVPDPSASSPLRSSGGPNPGQVAELVKEYKALATEWLKKRGAWQVVDRVQQIEGVSALADNSGYAPFLTTAQKVALLETVDPVARLRLAIEQLREHLAEQEVAESIAKDVQEGVDKQQREFLLRRQLDAVRKELREINGEAEGEESDDYRARVEAADLPEKVREAALKEVEKLERSSDQSPEGAWIRTWLDTVLELPWNERSEDVYDIGGARAVLDAEHAGLEDVKQRITEYLAVRKRRADRGLGVVGGRRGGAVLALVGPPGVGKTSLGESVAHAMGRKFVRVALGGVRDEAEIRGHRRTYVGALPGRIVRAVKEAGSMNPVVLLDEIDKIGSDFRGDPAAALLEVLDPAQNHTFRDHYLEVELDLSDVVFLATANVLEAIPEALLDRMELVRLDGYTEDEKVVIARDHLLPRQLERAGLDGGEVALAEGALRRLAGEYTREAGVRNLERSLARLLRKVAAQAETGERELPATVGADDLRALIGRPHHVPESAQDPAERRTSVPGVATGLAVTGAGGDVLFVEASLADPETGAAGLTLTGQLGDVMKESARIALSFLRSHGAELELPVADLKDRGVHVHFPAGAVPKDGPSAGITLVTALSSLLSGRLVRTDVAMTGEVSLTGRVLPIGGLKQKLLAAHRAGITTVVIPKRNEPDLDDVPAEVLEKLSVHPVSDVRQVLEIALAPAELAVPVAA is encoded by the coding sequence ATGGCTCACTCGTCCGCACCGCTCACCCTGCCTGTGCTGCCGCTCGACGACGAGGTCGTGCTGCCCGGGATGGTCGTGCCGCTGGACCTGTCCGACACCGAGGTGCGGGCCGCCGTCGAGGCCGCCCAGGCGGCCGTCCGGGCCGAGGGCGCCTCGGCCGGCAAGCCCAGGGTGCTGCTCGTCCCGCGCATCGACGGGGCCTACGCGGCGACCGGCGTGCTCGGCACCGTCGAGCAGGTCGGCCGCCTCTCCGACGGCGACCCCGGCGCGCTCATCCGGGGCGTGGCCCGGGTGCGCATCGGCGCCGGCACCACCGGCCCCGGCGCCGCCCTGTGGGTCGAGGGCACCCGGGTCGAGGAGACCGTGCCCGACCCTTCCGCGAGCTCTCCACTCCGTTCGAGCGGAGGCCCCAACCCCGGCCAGGTCGCCGAACTGGTCAAGGAGTACAAGGCGCTCGCCACCGAGTGGCTGAAGAAGCGCGGCGCCTGGCAGGTGGTGGACCGGGTCCAGCAGATCGAGGGCGTCTCGGCCCTCGCCGACAACTCGGGGTACGCGCCGTTCCTCACCACCGCCCAGAAGGTCGCCCTCCTGGAGACCGTCGACCCGGTCGCCCGTCTCAGGCTCGCCATCGAGCAGCTGCGCGAGCACCTGGCCGAGCAGGAAGTGGCCGAGTCCATCGCCAAGGACGTGCAGGAGGGCGTGGACAAGCAGCAGCGCGAGTTCCTGCTGCGCCGCCAGCTGGACGCCGTGCGCAAGGAGCTGCGCGAGATCAACGGCGAGGCGGAGGGCGAGGAGTCCGACGACTACCGGGCCCGGGTGGAGGCCGCCGACCTGCCGGAGAAGGTCCGCGAGGCGGCCCTCAAGGAGGTCGAGAAGCTGGAGCGCTCCAGCGACCAGTCCCCCGAGGGCGCCTGGATCCGCACCTGGCTGGACACCGTCCTGGAGCTGCCGTGGAACGAGCGGAGCGAGGACGTCTACGACATCGGGGGCGCCCGAGCGGTCCTGGACGCCGAGCACGCGGGCCTGGAGGACGTGAAGCAGCGGATCACCGAGTACCTGGCGGTGCGCAAGCGGCGCGCCGACCGCGGTCTCGGCGTGGTCGGCGGGCGGCGCGGGGGTGCGGTGCTCGCCCTGGTCGGCCCGCCCGGCGTCGGCAAGACCAGCCTCGGCGAGTCCGTGGCCCACGCCATGGGCCGCAAGTTCGTCCGGGTCGCCCTCGGCGGCGTCCGCGACGAGGCCGAGATCCGCGGCCACCGGCGTACGTACGTGGGCGCGCTGCCCGGCCGGATCGTGCGGGCGGTCAAGGAGGCCGGGTCGATGAACCCGGTGGTGCTGCTCGACGAGATCGACAAGATCGGCTCGGACTTCCGGGGCGACCCGGCCGCGGCCCTGCTCGAAGTCCTCGACCCGGCGCAGAACCACACCTTCCGCGACCACTACCTGGAGGTCGAGCTCGATCTGAGCGACGTCGTCTTCCTGGCCACGGCCAATGTGCTGGAGGCCATCCCGGAGGCGCTCCTGGACCGTATGGAGCTGGTCCGCCTGGACGGCTACACCGAGGACGAGAAGGTCGTCATCGCCCGCGACCACCTGCTCCCGCGCCAGCTGGAGCGGGCCGGGCTCGACGGCGGCGAGGTGGCCCTGGCGGAGGGCGCGCTGCGCAGGCTGGCGGGGGAGTACACCCGCGAGGCGGGCGTGCGGAACCTGGAGCGTTCGCTGGCCCGGCTGCTGCGCAAGGTCGCGGCCCAGGCCGAGACCGGGGAGCGCGAGCTGCCCGCCACCGTCGGCGCGGACGACCTGCGCGCGCTGATCGGGCGCCCGCACCACGTCCCGGAGTCCGCCCAGGACCCGGCCGAGCGGCGCACCTCGGTGCCCGGGGTGGCCACCGGGCTCGCGGTCACCGGCGCGGGCGGTGACGTGCTGTTCGTGGAGGCGTCGCTGGCCGACCCGGAGACGGGCGCGGCCGGGCTGACCCTCACCGGTCAGCTGGGTGACGTGATGAAGGAGTCGGCGCGGATCGCGCTGAGCTTCCTGCGCTCGCACGGCGCCGAGCTGGAGCTGCCGGTGGCCGACCTCAAGGACCGGGGCGTGCACGTCCACTTCCCGGCGGGCGCGGTCCCCAAGGACGGCCCGAGCGCCGGAATCACCCTGGTGACGGCCCTGTCCTCGCTGCTCAGCGGGCGGCTGGTGCGCACCGACGTGGCGATGACCGGCGAGGTCTCGCTGACCGGCCGGGTGCTGCCGATCGGCGGCCTCAAGCAGAAGCTGCTGGCCGCGCACCGGGCGGGCATCACCACGGTGGTGATCCCCAAGCGGAACGAGCCGGACCTGGACGACGTGCCCGCCGAGGTCCTGGAGAAGCTGTCGGTCCACCCGGTCAGCGACGTCCGCCAGGTCCTGGAGATCGCCCTGGCCCCGGCGGAGCTGGCGGTGCCGGTCGCGGCGTGA
- a CDS encoding GNAT family N-acetyltransferase, with translation MGNVTENAAAGAADTATGSVAATVEAWIEGWIVSRGAARPVAEPWGWTVDVGQVRQVSRHVLPEPDETSVRKIVAATTAPHTWLKLFADEATVLPWLGPGWHLDEPGYLMTLPLAPAPDPAVPAGYTLTSWTTGGVLRVLVRTGAGHFAARGQLAPTGATAVADQIETAPEHRRRGLGSLVMRTLQNGALAAGAETAVLVGTPDGRALYGSLGWTTRSPMASLYFDPSRPASSGA, from the coding sequence ATGGGGAACGTCACGGAGAACGCCGCGGCCGGGGCCGCCGACACCGCCACCGGCTCGGTGGCCGCGACCGTCGAGGCGTGGATCGAGGGCTGGATCGTCTCCCGGGGCGCCGCCCGCCCGGTCGCCGAGCCCTGGGGCTGGACCGTCGACGTCGGCCAGGTCAGGCAGGTGAGCCGGCACGTACTGCCCGAGCCCGACGAGACCTCGGTCCGCAAGATCGTGGCGGCGACCACCGCACCCCACACCTGGCTCAAGCTCTTCGCCGACGAAGCGACCGTCCTGCCGTGGCTCGGCCCCGGCTGGCACCTGGACGAGCCCGGCTACCTCATGACGCTCCCGCTCGCCCCGGCGCCCGACCCCGCCGTCCCGGCCGGCTACACCCTGACCAGCTGGACCACCGGCGGGGTGCTGCGCGTCCTGGTGCGCACCGGGGCGGGCCACTTCGCGGCGCGCGGCCAGCTCGCGCCCACCGGCGCCACCGCCGTCGCCGACCAGATCGAGACCGCGCCCGAGCACCGCCGCCGCGGCCTGGGCAGCCTGGTCATGCGCACCCTGCAGAACGGCGCCCTGGCCGCCGGGGCCGAGACGGCCGTCCTGGTGGGCACCCCGGACGGCCGGGCGCTGTACGGATCGCTCGGCTGGACCACGCGTTCCCCCATGGCGAGCCTGTACTTCGATCCGTCCCGTCCGGCATCCTCGGGAGCATGA
- a CDS encoding rhomboid-like protein, whose product MREWSRRAFELLPTPTGTPFTFGYTLLLLGTSLYMELGDPDTVRTLIEGSSTDVQHLTRTPVLVLLASALWIAGGISSPWAVGFVFILTALERRVGGVRTAGVFLAGHVLATLATEVPVGVSVLAGRLPDSSLHRLDYGISFGLMASLGALAGLLPRPARWSLLAVMVFLLGQDLLDMVDPLASWGHPLALLVGVASWPLLRRAEAGRARIRRAAVPAVASAVPDGQVGGYVP is encoded by the coding sequence GTGCGGGAGTGGTCGCGTCGGGCCTTCGAGCTGCTGCCGACGCCCACCGGCACCCCCTTCACCTTCGGCTACACCCTGCTGCTGCTCGGCACCTCGCTCTACATGGAGCTCGGCGACCCGGACACGGTCCGCACACTGATCGAGGGCTCCAGCACCGACGTCCAGCACCTCACCCGCACCCCGGTCCTGGTGCTGCTCGCCAGCGCGCTGTGGATCGCGGGCGGCATCTCCTCGCCGTGGGCGGTCGGCTTCGTCTTCATCCTCACCGCGCTGGAGCGCCGCGTGGGCGGGGTGCGCACGGCCGGGGTGTTCCTGGCCGGGCACGTGCTGGCGACGCTGGCCACCGAGGTGCCGGTCGGCGTCTCCGTACTGGCCGGGAGGCTGCCGGACTCCTCGCTGCACCGGCTGGACTACGGCATCAGCTTCGGTCTGATGGCCAGCCTGGGCGCGCTCGCCGGGCTGCTGCCCCGGCCCGCGCGCTGGTCGCTGCTGGCCGTGATGGTGTTCCTGCTGGGCCAGGACCTGCTGGACATGGTGGACCCGCTGGCCAGTTGGGGCCATCCGCTGGCGCTGCTGGTCGGCGTGGCGAGCTGGCCGCTGCTGCGCCGGGCCGAGGCGGGCCGGGCGCGGATCCGCCGCGCGGCCGTGCCCGCGGTGGCGTCAGCGGTACCCGACGGGCAGGTCGGCGGATACGTCCCGTAG
- a CDS encoding spermidine synthase, with protein MSIADPIAGPVVLDRREGPSGEVVLRRRGPDFEIIANGTFLMDTSDGRSERLLVDAAHEALPAGRERPSVLIGGLGVGFSLAHAAADGRWGRIAVVERELAIIDWHRSGPLAHLAGAALADPRTEVLHTDLVAYVRTAADTFDALCLDIDNGPDWTVTESNDGLYSPAGLAACRERLNPGGVLAVWSARPSPAFEEALRNAGFHGVRTEEITVARGVPDVVHLAVRPA; from the coding sequence ATGTCCATCGCCGACCCGATCGCCGGACCGGTCGTGCTCGACCGGCGCGAGGGACCGTCCGGAGAGGTCGTGCTGCGGCGGCGCGGCCCCGACTTCGAGATCATCGCCAACGGCACGTTCCTGATGGACACCTCCGACGGCCGCTCGGAGCGGCTCCTGGTGGACGCCGCGCACGAGGCGCTGCCGGCCGGCCGCGAGCGGCCCTCGGTGCTCATCGGCGGACTGGGCGTCGGCTTCTCGCTGGCGCACGCCGCCGCCGACGGGCGGTGGGGCCGGATCGCCGTCGTGGAACGCGAGTTGGCCATCATCGACTGGCACCGCTCGGGCCCCCTCGCCCACCTCGCCGGGGCCGCCCTGGCCGACCCGCGCACCGAGGTCCTGCACACCGATCTGGTGGCGTACGTGCGCACCGCCGCGGACACCTTCGACGCGCTCTGCCTGGACATCGACAACGGCCCCGACTGGACCGTCACGGAGAGCAACGACGGCCTCTACTCCCCCGCCGGCCTCGCGGCCTGCCGGGAGCGGCTGAACCCCGGCGGAGTGCTCGCGGTCTGGTCCGCCCGGCCCTCCCCCGCCTTCGAGGAGGCTCTCCGGAATGCCGGTTTCCACGGGGTTAGGACCGAAGAGATCACAGTTGCCCGGGGCGTCCCTGACGTGGTCCATCTCGCTGTTCGCCCTGCGTAG
- a CDS encoding response regulator transcription factor, which translates to MEQAHTTHNGVAATPGAQRRVLVVEDDTTIVDAIAARLRAEGFQVQTALDGPAAVDTAEAWQPDLMVLDIMLPGFDGLEVCRRVQARRPVPVLMLTARDDETDMLVGLGVGADDYMTKPFSMRELAARVHVLLRRVERATLAAATPRTGILRLGELEIDHAQRRVRVRGEDVHLTPTEFDLLSCLANTPRAVLSREQLLAEVWDWADASGTRTVDSHIKALRRKIGAERIRTVHGVGYALETPAP; encoded by the coding sequence ATGGAGCAGGCACACACCACCCACAACGGCGTCGCGGCCACGCCCGGCGCCCAGCGCCGGGTGCTGGTCGTCGAGGACGACACGACGATCGTCGATGCCATCGCGGCACGGCTGAGGGCCGAGGGGTTCCAGGTCCAGACGGCGCTCGACGGCCCGGCGGCGGTCGACACGGCCGAGGCGTGGCAGCCGGACCTGATGGTCCTGGACATCATGCTGCCCGGCTTCGACGGACTGGAAGTCTGCCGCCGCGTCCAGGCCCGCCGGCCGGTCCCGGTCCTGATGCTGACGGCCCGTGACGACGAGACGGACATGCTGGTCGGACTGGGCGTCGGTGCCGACGACTACATGACCAAGCCGTTCTCGATGCGCGAGCTGGCGGCCCGGGTCCACGTCCTGCTGCGCCGGGTCGAGCGCGCCACGTTGGCGGCGGCCACCCCGCGCACCGGGATCCTGCGCCTGGGCGAGCTGGAGATCGACCACGCTCAGCGACGGGTACGGGTGCGCGGCGAGGACGTGCACCTGACCCCCACCGAGTTCGACCTGCTGAGCTGTCTGGCGAACACCCCGCGCGCGGTGCTCTCGCGCGAGCAGCTGCTGGCCGAGGTCTGGGACTGGGCGGACGCCTCGGGCACCCGGACCGTGGACAGCCACATCAAGGCGCTGCGCCGGAAGATCGGAGCCGAGCGCATCCGCACCGTCCACGGCGTGGGGTACGCGCTGGAGACCCCGGCGCCATGA
- a CDS encoding sensor histidine kinase, translating to MSRAAAGAVNGRTRRDGSGARAPARLRDRLRGGLKDVSISIKTKLGSLVVVSVFITTGLLMVAVQTRTELRFITVFSVIATLLITQFVAHGLTAPLDEMNTVARSISHGDYTRRVRGADRRDELGDLASTINRMADDLEAVDRHRKELVANVSHELRTPIAALRAVLENVVDGVSAADPETMRTALKQTERLGRLVETLLDLSRLDNGVVPLRAHRFEVWPYLSGVLKEANLAASRRGLSSGSGNHTRTDVHLHLDVSPPELTAHADRERLHQVVANLIDNAVKHSPPHGRVTVRARRGPQPESLDLEVLDEGPGIPKSEWHRVFERFNRGDASAPHGPGSDGGTGLGLAIARWAVDLHGGHIGVAESSRGCRIQVTLPGAPRAGN from the coding sequence ATGAGCCGGGCGGCGGCCGGAGCGGTGAACGGGCGGACCCGGCGGGACGGGTCGGGTGCCCGGGCACCCGCCCGGCTGCGCGACCGGCTGCGGGGCGGTCTGAAGGACGTCTCGATCTCGATCAAGACCAAGCTGGGCAGCCTGGTCGTGGTCTCGGTCTTCATCACCACCGGACTGCTGATGGTGGCCGTGCAGACCCGTACCGAGCTGCGGTTCATCACCGTCTTCTCGGTGATCGCCACCCTGCTGATCACCCAGTTCGTGGCGCACGGCCTGACCGCGCCGCTGGACGAGATGAACACGGTGGCGCGGTCGATCTCGCACGGCGACTACACCCGCCGGGTGCGCGGCGCCGACCGCCGCGACGAGCTCGGCGACCTGGCCTCCACCATCAACCGCATGGCGGACGACCTGGAGGCGGTGGACCGCCACCGCAAGGAGCTCGTGGCGAACGTCTCACACGAGCTGCGCACCCCCATCGCGGCGCTGCGGGCGGTCCTGGAGAACGTGGTGGACGGCGTCTCGGCCGCCGACCCCGAGACCATGCGCACCGCGCTGAAGCAGACGGAACGGCTCGGGCGCCTGGTGGAGACCCTGCTCGACCTCTCCCGCCTCGACAACGGCGTCGTTCCGCTCAGAGCGCACCGCTTCGAGGTCTGGCCCTATCTCTCCGGGGTGCTGAAGGAGGCCAACCTGGCGGCGTCCCGGCGCGGCCTCTCCTCGGGCTCGGGCAACCACACCCGTACCGACGTCCATCTGCACCTGGACGTCTCGCCGCCGGAGCTGACCGCGCACGCGGACCGGGAGCGGCTGCACCAGGTGGTGGCGAATCTCATCGACAACGCGGTCAAGCACTCCCCGCCGCACGGCCGGGTCACCGTGCGGGCGCGGCGCGGGCCGCAGCCCGAGTCGCTGGACCTGGAGGTCCTGGACGAGGGGCCGGGCATCCCGAAGTCGGAGTGGCACCGGGTGTTCGAGCGGTTCAACCGGGGCGACGCCTCGGCCCCGCACGGGCCGGGCAGCGACGGCGGGACGGGTCTCGGCCTGGCGATCGCCCGCTGGGCGGTGGATCTCCACGGCGGCCACATCGGGGTGGCCGAATCGTCGCGCGGATGCCGTATCCAGGTCACTCTTCCGGGCGCACCCCGGGCTGGCAATTGA